GAGCGCAGCGAGCTCCAACAGGCCGAAGCCCAACCTCCATTATTCATTATTCATTTAATACGAGCTTTAGCGAGCATTCTCCATTTTTGTCCCAGTGCTGTCCGCCATATAGTATATGAAGGGATTTTCTTCGCATATGATCTTTGAAGTGCATAGAGTGAACATTATGTGTGGGAGAACACGTATCGGGAGGGACATCTGCAGCTTATGCCCATAATCTCCACGCAGGGAAGGCTTTGATCTGCTTCGGCGAAGATTTCCCTTGACTATGTAGTGATCTTAATAATATTATGTATAGACCTTATAAAGATCAATCCCGTAAGGAGGAAATATCATGTTTTTAAGCGGATCACAATTGAAAGAAGTATTCCAGAAGGCCAAGAAGCAACGTTTTGGGATAATCGCATCCAATGTCGTTTTCGATACTCAAATCCGAGCTATCATCCAAGGTTACAACAGTGTGGGAAGTGACGGATTGATGCAGATGAGCAGCGGTGCCTGCAAATACGCTGCTGGTGAAAGTCAGGATATAAAGATCGGAGCACAGCTTATCTCCACCATGATCAAGACCTTTGCGGCGCAATTTCCCAAAAGCGGAATTGGTTTGCACATCGATCATGCCACCCCAAACTACTTTGATTTCATAGTATATTGTATCGAGAATAATCTTGTAACCTCCGTGATGATCGATGCATCCAAAGAGAACCTCGCAGAAAACATCCGCATCACCAAAGAAGTGGTGGAAGTGGCTCATAAACACGGTATCCTGGTAGAAGGCGAGATCGGGCACATCAAGGGAGCGGAAGACGAAGTTGTATCCGAGACCGAGCTTTACACTCATCCCGAAGAAGCCCTGGAATTTGTTCAGAAAACCAATGTGGATCTCTTTGCCGCCAGTGTGGGCACAAATCACGGCGTATCCAAGGGTGAGAACATAGTACTACGTCTAGATTTGGTGAAAGAGATCGATGATCTGCTGATCAAAAACAGCTTGGAACGCGGATTGGTGTTGCACGGAGCCAGCGGTCTGACCGATGAGCAACAGCGTGAAGCCATCAAAAATGGTGTGGTAAAGATCAATAAAGACACTCACTATCAGATGGATATGGCACAAGAGATCCAAGCTTATTGGGAAAAGGAGAAATATGCCATTGTCTGCCCGCCGGACACGGATCCCAAGGCTTATGTGCCAAACAAAGGCATATTTGATCCGCGCAAGTGGCTGATCAAAGGCGAAAACAAAATGCAGGAAACAGTGAAGAGCTTCTGCCTGGTTACCGGTAGCGCACACAACAGTATCCTGCTATAGGAGAATGACTATGATAAGAGTAGCGATAAATGGATTTGGCCGCATCGGACGTTTGGTACTGCGCGCCTTCATCAAGTTCCACCCCGAAGTGGAAGTAGTGGCGATAAACGACCTAACAGACGCCAAGACTCTAGCCTATCTCTTTAAGTACGATAGCGTTCACAAACTCTTTGACGGCGAAGTGAGCCACGACGATGAAAGCATCACAGTGAGCGGTAAAAAGATCAGGATCTTTGCCCAAAAGGATCCCGAAACGCTTCCCTGGAAAGATCTGGATGTGCATTATGTGGTGGAAGCCACAGGTATATTCAGAACCAAAGAGAAGGCTGGAAAACATCTCAAGGCCGGTGCTCAGAAGGTGATCCTTACCGTGCCTGCAAAGGATGATGTGGATGCTACTATCGTGATGGGAGTGAACCACCGCGATCTAAGAGCTACAGATATGATCGTGTCCAACGCATCCTGTACCACAAATTGCCTGGCACCGGTAGCGAAGGTCTTGCACGATCGTTTCGGCATTATCAACGGATTGATGACCACCATCCATTCTTATACCAACGATCAGAACATTCTGGATCTGCCGCATAACGATCTGCGTAGAGCCCGGGCCGCAGCAATGAGCATGATCCCCACCACCACCGGAGCTGCCAAAGCAATCGGACTGGTGATTCCCGATCTGAAAGGCAAGCTGGACGGGCTGGCGGTAAGAGTGCCCACTCCGGACGGTTCTCTGGTGGATTTGAGCGTAAATCTGGCACGCAGCACCAACAAAGAAGAGCTCAATATGGCCATGAAAGAGGCTGCGGAAGGGTATCTGAAAGGATATCTGATGTATTGTGATGATCCCATCGTTTCCATTGATATCGTGGGGAACTCCCATTCCTCCATTTTTGATGCTGGTGGAACCTATGTGAAGGATAACATGGTGAAAATCCTCAGTTGGTACGATAACGAATGGGGCTATAGCTGCCGCGTTGCCGACCTGTTGATGTATATGAGCGGTTTGGAATAGATACATAATTGCAAAGTTCTATCGTGCGAGGGACGTCCTGCAGGGCGCCCTTCGCATGAAGCATCGCGCTGGAAGCGGAAACAGAGATTAGTAAAGGAAGCGAAAACTGAAATATGACAAAGAAGTTGTTTTGGCTGTGGCTTTTGGTATTGATTGTAGTAAACCTCATCCCCATTGGCAACGATACAAACCAAAGCCTGAGCAGAAATAGATTGTGGGTGTTCCGGCTGGATTATCTGGCACATGCCATCATGATCTTGTGCTTTGCTCTCATCCGGATCTGGGGTGCTCTTCATAATGTGCGCTGGTTCAAGCGTTGTGATGCGCTGAAGTACTCGGCAATCGTGCTGGCTTCTGGTGTATGCCTGGAGCTATTACAATTGGGAGTACCCTGGCGTAGTTTCAATCCCACAGACATGATCTACAATCTGGGGGGAGCAGTATTGGCAATAGGCTTCATAATGCTTAGCGAAAGCTATCGGCGGGCTTGAGATAAGCATATATGCCATTCAGATAAAGGGTGTTCATAAGAAGAATAGGCAGACTATACCCCATTTTACAGACCTCATTCAAAGATAAGTGGATCGATTCCCTCTGGCAGAAAGGCGTCACACCTTCAATCGACCGATTTTCATTGACATAAACCTGATGGCAAAATTGAGTGATAACAAAAGGTGATTTTTATCTAACAAAAATATAGCATAATAAGGAGTTTACCGAAATGGCTAAACAAACAAAAGCTACGATGGACGGAAATGGCGCTGCTTCGCATGTGGCATACGCTTTTAACGAGGTAGCGGCAATCT
The genomic region above belongs to Candidatus Cloacimonadota bacterium and contains:
- a CDS encoding class II fructose-bisphosphate aldolase, producing MFLSGSQLKEVFQKAKKQRFGIIASNVVFDTQIRAIIQGYNSVGSDGLMQMSSGACKYAAGESQDIKIGAQLISTMIKTFAAQFPKSGIGLHIDHATPNYFDFIVYCIENNLVTSVMIDASKENLAENIRITKEVVEVAHKHGILVEGEIGHIKGAEDEVVSETELYTHPEEALEFVQKTNVDLFAASVGTNHGVSKGENIVLRLDLVKEIDDLLIKNSLERGLVLHGASGLTDEQQREAIKNGVVKINKDTHYQMDMAQEIQAYWEKEKYAIVCPPDTDPKAYVPNKGIFDPRKWLIKGENKMQETVKSFCLVTGSAHNSILL
- a CDS encoding VanZ family protein; this encodes MTKKLFWLWLLVLIVVNLIPIGNDTNQSLSRNRLWVFRLDYLAHAIMILCFALIRIWGALHNVRWFKRCDALKYSAIVLASGVCLELLQLGVPWRSFNPTDMIYNLGGAVLAIGFIMLSESYRRA
- the gap gene encoding type I glyceraldehyde-3-phosphate dehydrogenase, with amino-acid sequence MTMIRVAINGFGRIGRLVLRAFIKFHPEVEVVAINDLTDAKTLAYLFKYDSVHKLFDGEVSHDDESITVSGKKIRIFAQKDPETLPWKDLDVHYVVEATGIFRTKEKAGKHLKAGAQKVILTVPAKDDVDATIVMGVNHRDLRATDMIVSNASCTTNCLAPVAKVLHDRFGIINGLMTTIHSYTNDQNILDLPHNDLRRARAAAMSMIPTTTGAAKAIGLVIPDLKGKLDGLAVRVPTPDGSLVDLSVNLARSTNKEELNMAMKEAAEGYLKGYLMYCDDPIVSIDIVGNSHSSIFDAGGTYVKDNMVKILSWYDNEWGYSCRVADLLMYMSGLE